The genomic stretch ATCATGTTGGGGAGCCCCTAAACCTCCAGGTTGCTGGCTCTGTCAGCCCTCAGTGTCCAAATCTCATGCTTCTACATCACCTGAATTGGCCATGACAGCCATAAGGGCTGAGATGGTAGGGTATAAAAAGATTGAAGTGGAGCGGGATAGATACTGTGAGAAAGAACAAGGCGTCCTGCGCCAGGATGTACTTGACCATTCCCCTGACACTGCAGGAACGAAACTGGTGAGCCCTAATTTTGGctactttcctcctcctccccttcttcaAAGATGAGGCCTATGCTTTACTGATGGGGGCTAGGAAAAAGCTCCGGATCCCTTTGGTAGGAAGGTCATACAGACTTTTCCTGGGCCTTGGGGAAGGGTGCACTACCAGAAGAGATTTTTCTGCACACAGTGTTGGTGTGCCTCTTACAACGGCAGCCTGGTCGCCTGAGACTATCATAGCCCTGCTGGCACAGATGGAGGCATCCACGGGTAGGCAGGTAGCAGCACAGGCAGGGTAAGAAGAGGGAGATGAGGCTCATGGCTGCCCAGCGGACGAGGCAAGAGCCAGGCCCACAGGAGCAGGGCTCATCGGCGCAGTTGTCTTCATCGTCAGTGGAACAGTGGTAGAAGAGGCCCTTAACACAGCAGAGACAAGTGCCATAATCTAAGAGGCTCTCAGCAGAGCAAAGGCAACGCTGGTTGCATAGCCAGCAAGCGGGGAGAGGGCGAGCTGCTGTACAGAGGACACACTTGCAGCGCCCACACTCCTCACAGATGAAGAGGTGCTCACTGGGGTGCATGGCAGATTGCTCAGCTTCTCCCTTCAGAGCACCATCAGCCTTTGGGTGGGCTCCTGTTCCAGGCTGGGTTCGGATGATGGACTGGCCTGAAGGTGAGGGCGTAATGCTGGCCAAGAGCCTTTGATCAGAGGCAGTGGTGCTATGGGACATTGAGCTGGCAATGCTAGACTGGCTCAAATGCTGAGGCAAGGGCTGCAACTGATGGCACTGGCTGAGACTGCGGGGCAGAGCAGTGGGCATGGTAGCCAGGGACCAATCAGATTTGTGGGTTTGCACAATAAGGGAAGGGCTGGAGAGGGCCTGTTTACAGGGAACTGGAGGACGGTCCACATAATCATTGCTAGCATGAGTAGAGCGCAGCTGTTCAATAGGCAGAATTTGTTGGAAATCATCTGTCACTGCAGCATCCATTTTGCCTCGATTCTTGAGTTCTGAGTGGTTTTGGGTCAGGGTGGCACTTATGGTGATAAAGAGCCCTTGTAGTTACATGGGTCTTAGGGCACATCAGAAAATCCtaggagagaaagaataaaaacaatgaataaaaacaataaataaaaacacataggCATGAGTACCTTGCAGGAAACCAACAAAGCACAGGCCCCTATCCCCAGCACTACCTTAAATCACTTTAGTCTTCATGATTCTGTAATTGACCTCATCTATTTTTTACAGGCATGTCTGGTCTTCTCATCCAGACTATAAAGCACATTGGGAGCAAAGATCTGATTGTGGATTCCTTTTGTATTTCATCATATGACTAGGGTCATAGGAGCAGTTAGCTCATTCAGATGTTTCCTAACTGAGAAATCTAGGCCTTAAGCATCAAAATTCTAATAAAGCTATCAAATGCAAAGGTCACATTTTGAGATtttacagaaaaatgcaaatggattttttggccaacccaatatatatatacatcaaagCTTTCGTTTCAGTGAAATTTATaagcataaataaacaaatgataaaGGACACTGTTTGATGCAATGAATACAGGCAAACAAGCAAGATGCAATAATATTAATAGCAGAGATATGGCAAAGACACAAAGGGCAGAAATTAGACTATCTATAGAATAGCGGGGAAAAGGTCTtcctaagaatataaaaaaaatccaagacTAATCATCTTGCAGTTCTCCTCACTTCATAAGCTGCTTTAATTTATTGAGGAGGTAATTCTTTTAAATGGCGGCATGACTCCAGAATCAAACTTTTGTACACACAGGAGTAACCCTGGTAATGGGGAACCTTAAAAGAAGAGACCTGAATTAATTCAAATATCACCTGTAATTATACCTATTACGACCCTAAGTCAAGTCTATACTGATGGGATTTATTAGGTAGAATCTGTTTGGACTGCTTTTCTCTACCGTATATAATAAACTGGCTTTCTTAAAGAACAGCAATGCTTTTATACAAAATTTAACCTAAGCTGAATATCTGGAAAATATATTCTCTCCTGATTCGATCGAGCCTCGTACTGATAATGATGATCACGAGGAAAATACTGTTCCAACAGTAGATTATTGTTTTGCACCATCTGGAAGACTGAACACCCTAAAAAGGAAACCTAAACAAAAATCTAAGACTCATCTTGGAGGCATTAGGACCTAGGAAACACTAGCATGAATAAAGTATATATTTGAAATCCATCAGATTTCAGGCCTCCTCAAAATAGATCGATTACTCACACTACTGTATGGGATGGAAAGCTTGAATGAGTAATAGAAAGGAACAAGTAACAGAGGATAGTGCTTGATTAGGTTTCCATAAGCAAGCAAGCATGACACTGAAATGTGCCCAAAGCTCaatagcaagggaaaaaaaagacgtAGTTCATATAGGACTCAGTGGCTAATAATACAATTGGACTCATTGCCTTTTGAGGTTATATCCCAAAGCAAATCTATTTAGTTGAATTTTCATCTGTTCATTTTTTAGAAAGAAGATTTAGTTtggttaaaaataactttttctgcAACATCACATCAAAAAACCAGTCTGACTATAATTTCACTTTTTAGCTACTTGTTTCAGTGTTACTCAAGACAGCACAAGAAAATGCAGATAAACATTATGGAGATTCTAAGACTCAAATACGCAACCTTTGTCAAATCACTTACTTCTTTTGGGCCTCAGTTCCACTATCTATATAATTATAGGGGTGGCCTAGGTGATTTTGAAGGACTCTGACCCACTATGGTCTGTAATTATTTAACTATACAATTTGACAAAAGAATTCTCTTCATACCTTCTAAATCTTCAGCCCTTGAGGGTAAACTGGGCAACATGCCCTTGTTTACCCGGGCATTCAAAAGCAAAATGGGTTGGACTCACAGCCCCCCTGAAGTCTTACACCTCTACCTTTGCTGTACCTTTGTTAAGACTCACAGTTCCAGCATTAGAAAGAAACAGGTAGTTTTCATTTGAACacccaaataaacaaagacaCACTGTTCAGCCAGTTTGCAGGGTGTGTGGATGTAAGTGTCTAGGATTGGGAAGAGTCTTTTGACAActatataagaaataaatgtattCCCTATTGATGAGATA from Cervus elaphus chromosome X, mCerEla1.1, whole genome shotgun sequence encodes the following:
- the SPRY3 gene encoding protein sprouty homolog 3 gives rise to the protein MDAAVTDDFQQILPIEQLRSTHASNDYVDRPPVPCKQALSSPSLIVQTHKSDWSLATMPTALPRSLSQCHQLQPLPQHLSQSSIASSMSHSTTASDQRLLASITPSPSGQSIIRTQPGTGAHPKADGALKGEAEQSAMHPSEHLFICEECGRCKCVLCTAARPLPACWLCNQRCLCSAESLLDYGTCLCCVKGLFYHCSTDDEDNCADEPCSCGPGSCLVRWAAMSLISLFLPCLCCYLPTRGCLHLCQQGYDSLRRPGCRCKRHTNTVCRKISSGSAPFPKAQEKSV